GTGAAAATGGCGAATTGCGTGCCGATCGACCGGCCGCCCAGATCGGCGGTGATCTCGGCAAATGTCTTGAACCAGTCGATATAATAGCGCCGCACCTCGGGGTCGGGATGACCGAAGTGATTGAGCCGCCCATAAGGCCCCGTCATGCCCGAGGTGACGCGGACCCCGGTGCGCAGCAGCGCGGCGCGCATCTGCCGGGTCAGGCGGCGGATCACATGGGCGGGCCAGCCGGGGTTGATGAACTCATGCGTCAGTTGCAGATCGCGGATGCGCAGATCGCGCGCCACGGTGTCGATCAGGTCATCCGGTTCGGCAAAACGGTTCACCAGCGGATTGGTATTGAGCGAAAGTGTGAATGCCATTCAGGCCTCCGTAAAGGCAAAGCGGGGCAGAAGATGATCAGGCATCGCGCCTTCGGCGGCACAGAGCGCCGCCAGATCGGCCTCGGGCATCTCGGCATGCAGCCCGGTGCGCACAAGGGCGGTGGCATGGCCCGCACGCTTGCCGCCGAGGATGTCATGCGCCGGGCTGTCACCGATGCACAGGATCCGGTCTGCCGCGATGCCGGGCAGCAGCGGCGCCGCTTCGGCATAGATCAGCGGATGGGGCTTGCCGATGAACTCCACTGGCCCGCCAAGCTTTTGATAAAGCGCGCCAATCTGCCCGGCTCCGGGGCGGATGCCCTGCGGCGTCAGCATTTCAAGATCGGGATTGGTGCAGAGCAGTGGCGTGCCCTTCGCGGCGGCAGGGGCCAGCAGCGTCTCATAATCTTTCAGGCTCAGCCGGTCGGCCTGACTGCCGGCAAGGATCAGCAACCGCGCCTCGGCAGGGGTGTCAACCGGGGCGAAGGCCAGCCCGTCAATGGCCGAGCGGT
The Gemmobacter fulvus genome window above contains:
- a CDS encoding TIGR01459 family HAD-type hydrolase, giving the protein MKMTSLDALAARYEAFLIDQFGVLLNGAGRYPFAPGALARLAAFGKPVILLSNSGKRAGPNAQRLLDLGFARDSFRLVLSSGEAAFRALHHRAYAPGTPVWLHARDGDRSAIDGLAFAPVDTPAEARLLILAGSQADRLSLKDYETLLAPAAAKGTPLLCTNPDLEMLTPQGIRPGAGQIGALYQKLGGPVEFIGKPHPLIYAEAAPLLPGIAADRILCIGDSPAHDILGGKRAGHATALVRTGLHAEMPEADLAALCAAEGAMPDHLLPRFAFTEA